One window from the genome of Asterias amurensis chromosome 12, ASM3211899v1 encodes:
- the LOC139945172 gene encoding WD repeat and FYVE domain-containing protein 2-like codes for MAAEIRTKPQTRRPVLLSKLEGCNGTVTKAVIIPKEDGVISVSEDRTLRVWLKRDSGLYWPSICHTMPASCSTLEFCPQTRRLFVGMDNGVISEFSLAEDYNSLRTRRDYLAHQSRVTDVTFSMLTELVLSVGRDKFFQWHCSESGRRLGGYKLEAWGTALQFDEETKHAFIADYAGQITVLKVMDNGHQVITTLKGHSGSTRCLAWDAENKLLFSGSFDQSIIVWDIGGQKGTAFELQGHMGKVEAVCYSSRSKQLFSAGDDNNIVVWNMAGKRQETPEWEESDTCQKCKSPFFWNFKEMWTAKTIGVRQHHCRKCGQALCDKCTPERSTLPLLGFEFEVRICKNCFDNLTDEDRAPMASFYDAKHCVISMHLDDVKGQLVTCGTDKVIKLWDVSTVIQ; via the exons ATGGCTGCCGAAATTAGAACGAAACCTCAGACGAGGAGGCCTGTTTTACTCAGTAAATTAGAAGGATGCAACGGAACGGTCACAAAAGCTGTAATTATTCCGAAGGAAGATGGGGTTATCAGTGTTAGTGAAGACAG aaCTCTTCGTGTTTGGCTGAAAAGGGATTCTGGTTTGTATTGGCCGAGCATCTGCCACACAATGCCag CTTCCTGCTCAACGTTAGAGTTCTGCCCACAGACAAGACGACTCTTCGTTGGTATGGATAATGGTGTTATATCTGAATTCAGTCTGGCAGAAGACTACAACAGCCTGAGAACAAGACGGGACTATCTTG CTCATCAGAGTCGGGTCACCGATGTGACCTTCTCTATGCTGACAGAGCTTGTCTTGAGCGTTGGGAGAGACAAGTTCTTCCAGTGGCACTGTAGCGAATCAGGGAGACGTCTTGGAGGTTACAAACTGGAAGCCTGGGGAACAGCTCTACA ATTTGATGAAGAAACCAAACACGCTTTCATCGCAGACTACGCTGGCCAAATCACTGTCTTGAAAGTGATGGACAATGGTCACCAAGTGATTACAACTCTTAAAGGACATTCTG gAAGCACTCGCTGTCTTGCCTGGGATGCAGAGAATAAACTTCTCTTTTCGGGGAGTTTTGATCAATCAATCATAGTATGGGACATTGGTGGGCAAAAAGGAACAGCATTTGAACTCCAGGGACACAT GGGGAAAGTAGAGGCAGTGTGTTATTCCTCCAGAAGTAAACAGCTCTTTTCGGCAGGAGACGATAACAACATCGTCGTCTGGAATATGGCCGGAAAAAGGCAAGAG ACTCCTGAGTGGGAGGAGAGCGATACATGCCAGAAATGCAAGAGTCCGTTCTTCTGGAACTTCAAGGAAATGTGGACAGCTAAGACAATTGGTGTAAGACAG CACCACTGCAGGAAGTGTGGACAAGCACTGTGTGACAAATGCACCCCAGAACGATCAACATTACCATTGCTTGGTTTTGAGTTTGAAGTACGCATTTGCAAGAACTGTTTTGACAATCTCACAGATGAAGA TCGAGCCCCAATGGCGTCTTTCTATGATGCCAAACATTGTGTCATATCAATGCATCTTGatgatgtcaaaggtcaacttgTCACATGCGGTACCGATAAAGTTATTAAG CTGTGGGACGTCTCAACGGTAATCCAGTGa
- the LOC139945326 gene encoding uncharacterized protein, whose protein sequence is MASFKTKCRKKSVVPTVTVPASSTTEISMTSEKDETSTNPATTSVTTTQLMTDTPSPGWPIGTYGLPMTDTGCPHGEGLTWQSGTRFQDTEDYKPSNDWSPILHFPPRTYDVSYMEQLFCIKTENQGTYDWPAGSYCVFKYGDNCPNGMVSGSISWDDENSNNNNYQEGTVPEGVYNQDTLIYYCCMTDGDVSQPITLPTQNPFYLFPYNSEQCQAVQGMNATQEYFAWVQESSEASQGSHPYKMMDGRKLKISYCYYTGK, encoded by the exons ATGGCgagtttcaaaacaaaatgtcgcAAGAAGTCAGTGGTGCCAACCGTCACAGTACCAGCGAGCTCGACGACTGAAATCAGTATGACGAGTGAGAAAGATGAGACTTCAACCAACCCAGCCACTACAAGTGTGACGACGACCCAGCTCATGACAGACACAC caAGTCCTGGCTGGCCGATAGGGACATACGGTTTACCAATGACTGACACGGGCTGCCCTCATGGCGAGGGACTCACCTGGCAATCTGGTACACGCTTTCAAGACACCGAGGATTATAAGCCTAGCAACGATTGGTCACCCATTCTACATTTCCCGCCGAGAACGTATGATGTCAGCTACATGGAGCAGCTTTTCTGCATTAAGACAGAAAACCAAGGGACCTACGACTGGCCAGCTGGTAGCTACTGCGTATTCAAATACGGAGACAACTGCCCCAATG GTATGGTGTCTGGTTCGATTTCTTGGGATGATGAGAACTCTAACAACAACAATTACCAGGAAGGCACCGTACCAGAAGGAGTGTACAACCAGGATACCCTCATCTACTACTGCTGCATGACCGATGGTGACGTATCCCAGCCGATCACCTTGCCTACTCAGAATCCTTTCTACCTGTTCCCGTATAACTCGGAGCAGTGCCAGGCCGTCCAAGGCATGAATGCGACTCAGGAATACTTCGCATGGGTTCAAGAAAGCTCGGAGGCTTCACAAGGAAGTCACCCATATAAAATGATGGACGGCCGTAAGCTTAAAATCAGCTACTGCTACTACACTGGAAAATAG
- the LOC139945329 gene encoding organic cation transporter protein-like, with amino-acid sequence MTYYGAYLNSAHLVGSKYANFFFLGLAEIPAFFIIHFTMTCIATAFIPMKTVDGADLTVPIVVMAIIAKLCITCAFSINLIFCSEIFPTPVRNVGFGIGAVVANIGTVVAPFILYLASYASFLPLTIFGALSISSAVLIPILPETRNKPLPETIEDAVHLGRTPPCTQDKDQRVKSSSKHF; translated from the exons ATGACATACTACGGAGCATACCTAAACAGTGCTCATCTCGTCGGCAGTAAATATGCTAACTTCTTCTTCCTCGGACTCGCTGAGATTCCAGCATTCTTTATCATCCATTTCACAATGACATG TATTGCTACAGCTTTTATACCAATGAAGACTG TTGATGGAGCAGATTTGACGGTTCCGATTGTCGTCATGGCTATCATCGCTAAACTCTGCATTACATGTGCCTTCTCTATCAATTTAATATTCTGCTCTGAAATATTCCCAACACCTGTCAG AAATGTTGGTTTTGGAATCGGAGCCGTTGTGGCCAATATTGGGACGGTTGTAGCTCCATTTATCTTATATTTG GCTAGTTATGCATCCTTCCTTCCTCTCACAATCTTTGGAGCTCTGAGCATCTCATCTGCCGTCCTCATCCCAATCTTGCCAGAGACAAGAAACAAACCTCTTCCAGAGACAATAGAAGATGCAGTACATCTTGGCAGGACTCCGCCTTGCACGCAAGACAAAGACCAACGAGTAAAGAGTTCCAGCAAGCATTTTTGA
- the LOC139945330 gene encoding uncharacterized protein, which translates to MANFKAKCRKKPVVPTVTVPASSTTEISMTSEKDETSTNPTTTISVTTTHFMTATPSPGWPIGTYGLPRTDTGCPHGEGITWQSGIRYQETDGNNPSNDWSPILHFPPSTYDVSYMKQYFCMKTRNPGTYDWPAGSYCVFKYGDNCPNGMLSGSISWDDEDSNNTNYKSGTVPEGVYNQDTHIYYCCMTDGDVSQPISLPTQNPFYLFPYNSEQCQAVQGMNATQEYVAWDQESWNGFDSQGSHPNKIMDNGKLKISYCYYTEI; encoded by the exons ATGGcgaattttaaagcaaaatgtcGCAAGAAGCCAGTGGTGCCAACCGTCACAGTACCAGCGAGCTCGACGACTGAAATCAGTATGACGAGTGAGAAAGATGAGACTTCAACCAACCCAACCACTACAATTAGTGTGACGACGACCCATTTTATGACGGCCACGC caAGTCCTGGCTGGCCGATAGGGACGTACGGTTTACCAAGGACTGACACGGGCTGCCCCCATGGCGAGGGAATCACCTGGCAATCTGGTATTCGCTATCAAGAAACCGACGGTAATAATCCTAGCAACGATTGGTCACCCATTCTACATTTCCCGCCGAGTACGTATGATGTCAGCTACATGAAGCAGTATTTCTGCATGAAGACAAGAAACCCCGGGACCTACGACTGGCCAGCTGGTAGCTATTGCGTATTCAAATACGGAGACAACTGCCCGAATG GTATGTTGTCTGGTTCGATTTCTTGGGATGATGAGGACTCTAACAACACCAATTACAAGAGCGGCACCGTACCAGAAGGAGTATACAACCAGGATACCCACATCTACTACTGCTGCATGACCGATGGTGACGTATCCCAGCCGATCAGCTTGCCTACTCAGAATCCTTTCTACCTGTTCCCGTATAACTCAGAGCAGTGCCAGGCCGTTCAAGGCATGAATGCGACTCAGGAATACGTCGCGTGGGATCAAGAAAGCTGGAATGGTTTTGATTCACAAGGAAGTCACCCAAATAAAATAATGGATAACGGTAAGCTTAAAATAAGCTACTGCTACTACACGGAAATATAA